The following are encoded together in the Choloepus didactylus isolate mChoDid1 chromosome 7, mChoDid1.pri, whole genome shotgun sequence genome:
- the SLC22A7 gene encoding solute carrier family 22 member 7 isoform X4, with protein MAFEELLDQVGGFGPFQLRNVALLALPRVLLPLHFLLPIFLAAVPAHHCALPSAPANISHQDAPGNISHQDMWLEAHLPREPDGTLSSCLRFVHARPLPNTTLGEEGHSHGEPEGEPPTVPCPQGWEYDRSEFSSTIATEWDLVCEQKGLNRATSTFFFAGVLVGAVAFGYLSDRFGRRRLLLVAYVSTLVMGLVSAASVSYVMFAVTRTLTGIALAGFTIIVMPLELEWLDVGHRTVAGVLSSTFWTVGVILLALVGYLIRDWRWLLLAVTLPCAPGILSLWWVPESARWLLTQGRVEEAHVYLLRCARINGQPVGDNGLSQEALNKVAIGERVAHKPSYLDLFRTPRLRHISLCCMVVWFGVNFSYYGLSLNVSGLGLNVYQTQLLFGAVELPSKLLVYLSVRHAGRRLTQAGSLLGTAVTVGIRLLVSSEMGSWSTALAVMGKGFSEAAFTTAYLFTSELYPTVLRQTGMGLTALVGRLGGSLAPLAALLDGVWLPLPKLTYGGIALLAACTALLLPETRQIQLPETIQDVERRSAVSNLQEEEMPMKQVQN; from the exons ATGGCCTTCGAGGAGCTGTTGGACCAGGTGGGCGGCTTCGGGCCATTCCAACTGCGGAACGTAGCACTGCTGGCCCTGCCCCGGGTGCTGCTGCCCCTGCATTTTCTCCTGCCCATCTTCCTGGCTGCCGTGCCTGCCCACCACTGTGCCCTGCCCAGCGCCCCTGCCAACATTAGCCATCAGGACGCCCCTGGCAACATTAGCCACCAGGACATGTGGCTAGAGGCCCACTTGCCCCGGGAACCTGATGGCACGCTCAGCTCCTGTCTCCGCTTCGTCCACGCCCGCCCCCTCCCCAACACCACGTTGGGGGAGGAGGGACACAGCCATGGGGAGCCCGAAGGCGAGCCCCCCACAGTGCCCTGCCCCCAGGGCTGGGAGTATGACCGCTCGGAGTTCTCCTCCACCATTGCAACTGAG TGGGACCTGGTGTGTGAGCAGAAAGGCCTGAACAGAGCCACGTCCACCTTCTTCTTCGCTGGTGTGCTGGTGGGTGCTGTGGCCTTTGGATACCTGTCTGACAG GTTTGGGCGGCGCCGCCTATTGCTGGTGGCATATGTGAGTACCCTGGTGATGGGCCTGGTGTCTGCAGCCTCGGTCAGCTATGTCATGTTTGCTGTCACCCGTACCCTCACTGGTATAGCCCTGGCTGGCTTCACTATCATTGTGATGCCTCTGG AGCTGGAGTGGCTGGACGTGGGGCACCGCACCGTGGCAGGTGTCCTGAGCAGCACCTTCTGGACAGTGGGCGTGATACTGCTGGCACTGGTCGGGTACCTGATACGTGACTGGCGATGGCTTCTGCTGGCTGtcaccctgccctgtgccccaggCATCCTCAGTCTCTG GTGGGTGCCTGAGTCTGCCCGCTGGCTTCTGACCCAGGGCCGTGTGGAGGAGGCCCATGTGTACCTGCTCCGCTGTGCCAGGATCAATGGGCAGCCTGTGGGTGACAATGGTCTGAGCCAGGAG GCCTTGAACAAAGTGGCTATTGGGGAGCGTGTGGCCCACAAACCCTCGTACCTAGACCTGTTCCGCACACCCAGGCTGCGACACATCTCACTGTGCTGCATGGTGGTGTG GTTTGGAGTGAATTTCTCTTATTACGGCCTGAGCCTGAACGTGTCGGGGCTGGGGCTGAACGTGTACCAGACGCAGCTGCTGTTCGGGGCCGTAGAGCTGCCCTCCAAGCTACTGGTCTACCTGTCAGTGCGCCACGCCGGACGCCGCCTCACGCAGGCCGGGTCGCTGCTGGGCACGGCCGTCACTGTGGGCATCAGACTGCTGGTGTCCTCGG AGATGGGGTCCTGGAGCACCGCTCTGGCAGTGATGGGGAAAGGTTTCTCGGAAGCCGCCTTCACCACTGCCTACTTGTTCACGTCGGAGTTGTACCCCACCGTGCTCAG ACAGACAGGGATGGGGCTGACTGCACTGGTGGGCCGGCTGGGGGGTTCCCTGGCTCCACTGGCAGCCTTGCTGGATGGAGTATGGCTGCCACTGCCTAAGCTCACTTATGGGGGGATTGCCCTGCTGGCTGCCTGCACTGCACTCCTGCTGCCAGAGACTAGGCAGATTCAGCTACCAGAGACCATCCAGGACGTGGAGAGGAGGAG TGCTGTGTCCAACCTGCAGGAGGAGGAGATGCCCATGAAGCAGGTCCAGAACTGA
- the SLC22A7 gene encoding solute carrier family 22 member 7 isoform X2: MAFEELLDQVGGFGPFQLRNVALLALPRVLLPLHFLLPIFLAAVPAHHCALPSAPANISHQDAPGNISHQDMWLEAHLPREPDGTLSSCLRFVHARPLPNTTLGEEGHSHGEPEGEPPTVPCPQGWEYDRSEFSSTIATEWDLVCEQKGLNRATSTFFFAGVLVGAVAFGYLSDRFGRRRLLLVAYVSTLVMGLVSAASVSYVMFAVTRTLTELEWLDVGHRTVAGVLSSTFWTVGVILLALVGYLIRDWRWLLLAVTLPCAPGILSLWWVPESARWLLTQGRVEEAHVYLLRCARINGQPVGDNGLSQERRGDPERAMCPAEDTKPSLMSQPHLLYQALNKVAIGERVAHKPSYLDLFRTPRLRHISLCCMVVWFGVNFSYYGLSLNVSGLGLNVYQTQLLFGAVELPSKLLVYLSVRHAGRRLTQAGSLLGTAVTVGIRLLVSSEMGSWSTALAVMGKGFSEAAFTTAYLFTSELYPTVLRQTGMGLTALVGRLGGSLAPLAALLDGVWLPLPKLTYGGIALLAACTALLLPETRQIQLPETIQDVERRSSFLPSAVSNLQEEEMPMKQVQN, encoded by the exons ATGGCCTTCGAGGAGCTGTTGGACCAGGTGGGCGGCTTCGGGCCATTCCAACTGCGGAACGTAGCACTGCTGGCCCTGCCCCGGGTGCTGCTGCCCCTGCATTTTCTCCTGCCCATCTTCCTGGCTGCCGTGCCTGCCCACCACTGTGCCCTGCCCAGCGCCCCTGCCAACATTAGCCATCAGGACGCCCCTGGCAACATTAGCCACCAGGACATGTGGCTAGAGGCCCACTTGCCCCGGGAACCTGATGGCACGCTCAGCTCCTGTCTCCGCTTCGTCCACGCCCGCCCCCTCCCCAACACCACGTTGGGGGAGGAGGGACACAGCCATGGGGAGCCCGAAGGCGAGCCCCCCACAGTGCCCTGCCCCCAGGGCTGGGAGTATGACCGCTCGGAGTTCTCCTCCACCATTGCAACTGAG TGGGACCTGGTGTGTGAGCAGAAAGGCCTGAACAGAGCCACGTCCACCTTCTTCTTCGCTGGTGTGCTGGTGGGTGCTGTGGCCTTTGGATACCTGTCTGACAG GTTTGGGCGGCGCCGCCTATTGCTGGTGGCATATGTGAGTACCCTGGTGATGGGCCTGGTGTCTGCAGCCTCGGTCAGCTATGTCATGTTTGCTGTCACCCGTACCCTCACTG AGCTGGAGTGGCTGGACGTGGGGCACCGCACCGTGGCAGGTGTCCTGAGCAGCACCTTCTGGACAGTGGGCGTGATACTGCTGGCACTGGTCGGGTACCTGATACGTGACTGGCGATGGCTTCTGCTGGCTGtcaccctgccctgtgccccaggCATCCTCAGTCTCTG GTGGGTGCCTGAGTCTGCCCGCTGGCTTCTGACCCAGGGCCGTGTGGAGGAGGCCCATGTGTACCTGCTCCGCTGTGCCAGGATCAATGGGCAGCCTGTGGGTGACAATGGTCTGAGCCAGGAG AGGAGAGGAGATCCAGAGAGAGCAATGTGCCCTGCTGAGGACACAAAGCCAAGTCTGATGTCACAACCTCACCTCCTCTACCAGGCCTTGAACAAAGTGGCTATTGGGGAGCGTGTGGCCCACAAACCCTCGTACCTAGACCTGTTCCGCACACCCAGGCTGCGACACATCTCACTGTGCTGCATGGTGGTGTG GTTTGGAGTGAATTTCTCTTATTACGGCCTGAGCCTGAACGTGTCGGGGCTGGGGCTGAACGTGTACCAGACGCAGCTGCTGTTCGGGGCCGTAGAGCTGCCCTCCAAGCTACTGGTCTACCTGTCAGTGCGCCACGCCGGACGCCGCCTCACGCAGGCCGGGTCGCTGCTGGGCACGGCCGTCACTGTGGGCATCAGACTGCTGGTGTCCTCGG AGATGGGGTCCTGGAGCACCGCTCTGGCAGTGATGGGGAAAGGTTTCTCGGAAGCCGCCTTCACCACTGCCTACTTGTTCACGTCGGAGTTGTACCCCACCGTGCTCAG ACAGACAGGGATGGGGCTGACTGCACTGGTGGGCCGGCTGGGGGGTTCCCTGGCTCCACTGGCAGCCTTGCTGGATGGAGTATGGCTGCCACTGCCTAAGCTCACTTATGGGGGGATTGCCCTGCTGGCTGCCTGCACTGCACTCCTGCTGCCAGAGACTAGGCAGATTCAGCTACCAGAGACCATCCAGGACGTGGAGAGGAGGAG CTCCTTCCTCCCCAGTGCTGTGTCCAACCTGCAGGAGGAGGAGATGCCCATGAAGCAGGTCCAGAACTGA
- the SLC22A7 gene encoding solute carrier family 22 member 7 isoform X5, translating to MAFEELLDQVGGFGPFQLRNVALLALPRVLLPLHFLLPIFLAAVPAHHCALPSAPANISHQDAPGNISHQDMWLEAHLPREPDGTLSSCLRFVHARPLPNTTLGEEGHSHGEPEGEPPTVPCPQGWEYDRSEFSSTIATEWDLVCEQKGLNRATSTFFFAGVLVWAAPPIAGGICEYPGDGPGVCSLELEWLDVGHRTVAGVLSSTFWTVGVILLALVGYLIRDWRWLLLAVTLPCAPGILSLWWVPESARWLLTQGRVEEAHVYLLRCARINGQPVGDNGLSQERRGDPERAMCPAEDTKPSLMSQPHLLYQALNKVAIGERVAHKPSYLDLFRTPRLRHISLCCMVVWFGVNFSYYGLSLNVSGLGLNVYQTQLLFGAVELPSKLLVYLSVRHAGRRLTQAGSLLGTAVTVGIRLLVSSEMGSWSTALAVMGKGFSEAAFTTAYLFTSELYPTVLRQTGMGLTALVGRLGGSLAPLAALLDGVWLPLPKLTYGGIALLAACTALLLPETRQIQLPETIQDVERRSSFLPSAVSNLQEEEMPMKQVQN from the exons ATGGCCTTCGAGGAGCTGTTGGACCAGGTGGGCGGCTTCGGGCCATTCCAACTGCGGAACGTAGCACTGCTGGCCCTGCCCCGGGTGCTGCTGCCCCTGCATTTTCTCCTGCCCATCTTCCTGGCTGCCGTGCCTGCCCACCACTGTGCCCTGCCCAGCGCCCCTGCCAACATTAGCCATCAGGACGCCCCTGGCAACATTAGCCACCAGGACATGTGGCTAGAGGCCCACTTGCCCCGGGAACCTGATGGCACGCTCAGCTCCTGTCTCCGCTTCGTCCACGCCCGCCCCCTCCCCAACACCACGTTGGGGGAGGAGGGACACAGCCATGGGGAGCCCGAAGGCGAGCCCCCCACAGTGCCCTGCCCCCAGGGCTGGGAGTATGACCGCTCGGAGTTCTCCTCCACCATTGCAACTGAG TGGGACCTGGTGTGTGAGCAGAAAGGCCTGAACAGAGCCACGTCCACCTTCTTCTTCGCTGGTGTGCTG GTTTGGGCGGCGCCGCCTATTGCTGGTGGCATATGTGAGTACCCTGGTGATGGGCCTGGTGTCTGCAGCCTCG AGCTGGAGTGGCTGGACGTGGGGCACCGCACCGTGGCAGGTGTCCTGAGCAGCACCTTCTGGACAGTGGGCGTGATACTGCTGGCACTGGTCGGGTACCTGATACGTGACTGGCGATGGCTTCTGCTGGCTGtcaccctgccctgtgccccaggCATCCTCAGTCTCTG GTGGGTGCCTGAGTCTGCCCGCTGGCTTCTGACCCAGGGCCGTGTGGAGGAGGCCCATGTGTACCTGCTCCGCTGTGCCAGGATCAATGGGCAGCCTGTGGGTGACAATGGTCTGAGCCAGGAG AGGAGAGGAGATCCAGAGAGAGCAATGTGCCCTGCTGAGGACACAAAGCCAAGTCTGATGTCACAACCTCACCTCCTCTACCAGGCCTTGAACAAAGTGGCTATTGGGGAGCGTGTGGCCCACAAACCCTCGTACCTAGACCTGTTCCGCACACCCAGGCTGCGACACATCTCACTGTGCTGCATGGTGGTGTG GTTTGGAGTGAATTTCTCTTATTACGGCCTGAGCCTGAACGTGTCGGGGCTGGGGCTGAACGTGTACCAGACGCAGCTGCTGTTCGGGGCCGTAGAGCTGCCCTCCAAGCTACTGGTCTACCTGTCAGTGCGCCACGCCGGACGCCGCCTCACGCAGGCCGGGTCGCTGCTGGGCACGGCCGTCACTGTGGGCATCAGACTGCTGGTGTCCTCGG AGATGGGGTCCTGGAGCACCGCTCTGGCAGTGATGGGGAAAGGTTTCTCGGAAGCCGCCTTCACCACTGCCTACTTGTTCACGTCGGAGTTGTACCCCACCGTGCTCAG ACAGACAGGGATGGGGCTGACTGCACTGGTGGGCCGGCTGGGGGGTTCCCTGGCTCCACTGGCAGCCTTGCTGGATGGAGTATGGCTGCCACTGCCTAAGCTCACTTATGGGGGGATTGCCCTGCTGGCTGCCTGCACTGCACTCCTGCTGCCAGAGACTAGGCAGATTCAGCTACCAGAGACCATCCAGGACGTGGAGAGGAGGAG CTCCTTCCTCCCCAGTGCTGTGTCCAACCTGCAGGAGGAGGAGATGCCCATGAAGCAGGTCCAGAACTGA
- the SLC22A7 gene encoding solute carrier family 22 member 7 isoform X6: protein MAFEELLDQVGGFGPFQLRNVALLALPRVLLPLHFLLPIFLAAVPAHHCALPSAPANISHQDAPGNISHQDMWLEAHLPREPDGTLSSCLRFVHARPLPNTTLGEEGHSHGEPEGEPPTVPCPQGWEYDRSEFSSTIATEWDLVCEQKGLNRATSTFFFAGVLVGAVAFGYLSDRFGRRRLLLVAYVSTLVMGLVSAASVSYVMFAVTRTLTGIALAGFTIIVMPLELEWLDVGHRTVAGVLSSTFWTVGVILLALVGYLIRDWRWLLLAVTLPCAPGILSLWWVPESARWLLTQGRVEEAHVYLLRCARINGQPVGDNGLSQERRGDPERAMCPAEDTKPSLMSQPHLLYQALNKVAIGERVAHKPSYLDLFRTPRLRHISLCCMVVWFGVNFSYYGLSLNVSGLGLNVYQTQLLFGAVELPSKLLVYLSVRHAGRRLTQAGSLLGTAVTVGIRLLVSSEMGSWSTALAVMGKGFSEAAFTTAYLFTSELYPTVLRQGWG from the exons ATGGCCTTCGAGGAGCTGTTGGACCAGGTGGGCGGCTTCGGGCCATTCCAACTGCGGAACGTAGCACTGCTGGCCCTGCCCCGGGTGCTGCTGCCCCTGCATTTTCTCCTGCCCATCTTCCTGGCTGCCGTGCCTGCCCACCACTGTGCCCTGCCCAGCGCCCCTGCCAACATTAGCCATCAGGACGCCCCTGGCAACATTAGCCACCAGGACATGTGGCTAGAGGCCCACTTGCCCCGGGAACCTGATGGCACGCTCAGCTCCTGTCTCCGCTTCGTCCACGCCCGCCCCCTCCCCAACACCACGTTGGGGGAGGAGGGACACAGCCATGGGGAGCCCGAAGGCGAGCCCCCCACAGTGCCCTGCCCCCAGGGCTGGGAGTATGACCGCTCGGAGTTCTCCTCCACCATTGCAACTGAG TGGGACCTGGTGTGTGAGCAGAAAGGCCTGAACAGAGCCACGTCCACCTTCTTCTTCGCTGGTGTGCTGGTGGGTGCTGTGGCCTTTGGATACCTGTCTGACAG GTTTGGGCGGCGCCGCCTATTGCTGGTGGCATATGTGAGTACCCTGGTGATGGGCCTGGTGTCTGCAGCCTCGGTCAGCTATGTCATGTTTGCTGTCACCCGTACCCTCACTGGTATAGCCCTGGCTGGCTTCACTATCATTGTGATGCCTCTGG AGCTGGAGTGGCTGGACGTGGGGCACCGCACCGTGGCAGGTGTCCTGAGCAGCACCTTCTGGACAGTGGGCGTGATACTGCTGGCACTGGTCGGGTACCTGATACGTGACTGGCGATGGCTTCTGCTGGCTGtcaccctgccctgtgccccaggCATCCTCAGTCTCTG GTGGGTGCCTGAGTCTGCCCGCTGGCTTCTGACCCAGGGCCGTGTGGAGGAGGCCCATGTGTACCTGCTCCGCTGTGCCAGGATCAATGGGCAGCCTGTGGGTGACAATGGTCTGAGCCAGGAG AGGAGAGGAGATCCAGAGAGAGCAATGTGCCCTGCTGAGGACACAAAGCCAAGTCTGATGTCACAACCTCACCTCCTCTACCAGGCCTTGAACAAAGTGGCTATTGGGGAGCGTGTGGCCCACAAACCCTCGTACCTAGACCTGTTCCGCACACCCAGGCTGCGACACATCTCACTGTGCTGCATGGTGGTGTG GTTTGGAGTGAATTTCTCTTATTACGGCCTGAGCCTGAACGTGTCGGGGCTGGGGCTGAACGTGTACCAGACGCAGCTGCTGTTCGGGGCCGTAGAGCTGCCCTCCAAGCTACTGGTCTACCTGTCAGTGCGCCACGCCGGACGCCGCCTCACGCAGGCCGGGTCGCTGCTGGGCACGGCCGTCACTGTGGGCATCAGACTGCTGGTGTCCTCGG AGATGGGGTCCTGGAGCACCGCTCTGGCAGTGATGGGGAAAGGTTTCTCGGAAGCCGCCTTCACCACTGCCTACTTGTTCACGTCGGAGTTGTACCCCACCGTGCTCAG ACAGGGATGGGGCTGA
- the SLC22A7 gene encoding solute carrier family 22 member 7 isoform X1, with product MAFEELLDQVGGFGPFQLRNVALLALPRVLLPLHFLLPIFLAAVPAHHCALPSAPANISHQDAPGNISHQDMWLEAHLPREPDGTLSSCLRFVHARPLPNTTLGEEGHSHGEPEGEPPTVPCPQGWEYDRSEFSSTIATEWDLVCEQKGLNRATSTFFFAGVLVGAVAFGYLSDRFGRRRLLLVAYVSTLVMGLVSAASVSYVMFAVTRTLTGIALAGFTIIVMPLELEWLDVGHRTVAGVLSSTFWTVGVILLALVGYLIRDWRWLLLAVTLPCAPGILSLWWVPESARWLLTQGRVEEAHVYLLRCARINGQPVGDNGLSQERRGDPERAMCPAEDTKPSLMSQPHLLYQALNKVAIGERVAHKPSYLDLFRTPRLRHISLCCMVVWFGVNFSYYGLSLNVSGLGLNVYQTQLLFGAVELPSKLLVYLSVRHAGRRLTQAGSLLGTAVTVGIRLLVSSEMGSWSTALAVMGKGFSEAAFTTAYLFTSELYPTVLRQTGMGLTALVGRLGGSLAPLAALLDGVWLPLPKLTYGGIALLAACTALLLPETRQIQLPETIQDVERRSSFLPSAVSNLQEEEMPMKQVQN from the exons ATGGCCTTCGAGGAGCTGTTGGACCAGGTGGGCGGCTTCGGGCCATTCCAACTGCGGAACGTAGCACTGCTGGCCCTGCCCCGGGTGCTGCTGCCCCTGCATTTTCTCCTGCCCATCTTCCTGGCTGCCGTGCCTGCCCACCACTGTGCCCTGCCCAGCGCCCCTGCCAACATTAGCCATCAGGACGCCCCTGGCAACATTAGCCACCAGGACATGTGGCTAGAGGCCCACTTGCCCCGGGAACCTGATGGCACGCTCAGCTCCTGTCTCCGCTTCGTCCACGCCCGCCCCCTCCCCAACACCACGTTGGGGGAGGAGGGACACAGCCATGGGGAGCCCGAAGGCGAGCCCCCCACAGTGCCCTGCCCCCAGGGCTGGGAGTATGACCGCTCGGAGTTCTCCTCCACCATTGCAACTGAG TGGGACCTGGTGTGTGAGCAGAAAGGCCTGAACAGAGCCACGTCCACCTTCTTCTTCGCTGGTGTGCTGGTGGGTGCTGTGGCCTTTGGATACCTGTCTGACAG GTTTGGGCGGCGCCGCCTATTGCTGGTGGCATATGTGAGTACCCTGGTGATGGGCCTGGTGTCTGCAGCCTCGGTCAGCTATGTCATGTTTGCTGTCACCCGTACCCTCACTGGTATAGCCCTGGCTGGCTTCACTATCATTGTGATGCCTCTGG AGCTGGAGTGGCTGGACGTGGGGCACCGCACCGTGGCAGGTGTCCTGAGCAGCACCTTCTGGACAGTGGGCGTGATACTGCTGGCACTGGTCGGGTACCTGATACGTGACTGGCGATGGCTTCTGCTGGCTGtcaccctgccctgtgccccaggCATCCTCAGTCTCTG GTGGGTGCCTGAGTCTGCCCGCTGGCTTCTGACCCAGGGCCGTGTGGAGGAGGCCCATGTGTACCTGCTCCGCTGTGCCAGGATCAATGGGCAGCCTGTGGGTGACAATGGTCTGAGCCAGGAG AGGAGAGGAGATCCAGAGAGAGCAATGTGCCCTGCTGAGGACACAAAGCCAAGTCTGATGTCACAACCTCACCTCCTCTACCAGGCCTTGAACAAAGTGGCTATTGGGGAGCGTGTGGCCCACAAACCCTCGTACCTAGACCTGTTCCGCACACCCAGGCTGCGACACATCTCACTGTGCTGCATGGTGGTGTG GTTTGGAGTGAATTTCTCTTATTACGGCCTGAGCCTGAACGTGTCGGGGCTGGGGCTGAACGTGTACCAGACGCAGCTGCTGTTCGGGGCCGTAGAGCTGCCCTCCAAGCTACTGGTCTACCTGTCAGTGCGCCACGCCGGACGCCGCCTCACGCAGGCCGGGTCGCTGCTGGGCACGGCCGTCACTGTGGGCATCAGACTGCTGGTGTCCTCGG AGATGGGGTCCTGGAGCACCGCTCTGGCAGTGATGGGGAAAGGTTTCTCGGAAGCCGCCTTCACCACTGCCTACTTGTTCACGTCGGAGTTGTACCCCACCGTGCTCAG ACAGACAGGGATGGGGCTGACTGCACTGGTGGGCCGGCTGGGGGGTTCCCTGGCTCCACTGGCAGCCTTGCTGGATGGAGTATGGCTGCCACTGCCTAAGCTCACTTATGGGGGGATTGCCCTGCTGGCTGCCTGCACTGCACTCCTGCTGCCAGAGACTAGGCAGATTCAGCTACCAGAGACCATCCAGGACGTGGAGAGGAGGAG CTCCTTCCTCCCCAGTGCTGTGTCCAACCTGCAGGAGGAGGAGATGCCCATGAAGCAGGTCCAGAACTGA
- the SLC22A7 gene encoding solute carrier family 22 member 7 isoform X3: MAFEELLDQVGGFGPFQLRNVALLALPRVLLPLHFLLPIFLAAVPAHHCALPSAPANISHQDAPGNISHQDMWLEAHLPREPDGTLSSCLRFVHARPLPNTTLGEEGHSHGEPEGEPPTVPCPQGWEYDRSEFSSTIATEWDLVCEQKGLNRATSTFFFAGVLVGAVAFGYLSDRFGRRRLLLVAYVSTLVMGLVSAASVSYVMFAVTRTLTGIALAGFTIIVMPLELEWLDVGHRTVAGVLSSTFWTVGVILLALVGYLIRDWRWLLLAVTLPCAPGILSLWWVPESARWLLTQGRVEEAHVYLLRCARINGQPVGDNGLSQEALNKVAIGERVAHKPSYLDLFRTPRLRHISLCCMVVWFGVNFSYYGLSLNVSGLGLNVYQTQLLFGAVELPSKLLVYLSVRHAGRRLTQAGSLLGTAVTVGIRLLVSSEMGSWSTALAVMGKGFSEAAFTTAYLFTSELYPTVLRQTGMGLTALVGRLGGSLAPLAALLDGVWLPLPKLTYGGIALLAACTALLLPETRQIQLPETIQDVERRSSFLPSAVSNLQEEEMPMKQVQN, encoded by the exons ATGGCCTTCGAGGAGCTGTTGGACCAGGTGGGCGGCTTCGGGCCATTCCAACTGCGGAACGTAGCACTGCTGGCCCTGCCCCGGGTGCTGCTGCCCCTGCATTTTCTCCTGCCCATCTTCCTGGCTGCCGTGCCTGCCCACCACTGTGCCCTGCCCAGCGCCCCTGCCAACATTAGCCATCAGGACGCCCCTGGCAACATTAGCCACCAGGACATGTGGCTAGAGGCCCACTTGCCCCGGGAACCTGATGGCACGCTCAGCTCCTGTCTCCGCTTCGTCCACGCCCGCCCCCTCCCCAACACCACGTTGGGGGAGGAGGGACACAGCCATGGGGAGCCCGAAGGCGAGCCCCCCACAGTGCCCTGCCCCCAGGGCTGGGAGTATGACCGCTCGGAGTTCTCCTCCACCATTGCAACTGAG TGGGACCTGGTGTGTGAGCAGAAAGGCCTGAACAGAGCCACGTCCACCTTCTTCTTCGCTGGTGTGCTGGTGGGTGCTGTGGCCTTTGGATACCTGTCTGACAG GTTTGGGCGGCGCCGCCTATTGCTGGTGGCATATGTGAGTACCCTGGTGATGGGCCTGGTGTCTGCAGCCTCGGTCAGCTATGTCATGTTTGCTGTCACCCGTACCCTCACTGGTATAGCCCTGGCTGGCTTCACTATCATTGTGATGCCTCTGG AGCTGGAGTGGCTGGACGTGGGGCACCGCACCGTGGCAGGTGTCCTGAGCAGCACCTTCTGGACAGTGGGCGTGATACTGCTGGCACTGGTCGGGTACCTGATACGTGACTGGCGATGGCTTCTGCTGGCTGtcaccctgccctgtgccccaggCATCCTCAGTCTCTG GTGGGTGCCTGAGTCTGCCCGCTGGCTTCTGACCCAGGGCCGTGTGGAGGAGGCCCATGTGTACCTGCTCCGCTGTGCCAGGATCAATGGGCAGCCTGTGGGTGACAATGGTCTGAGCCAGGAG GCCTTGAACAAAGTGGCTATTGGGGAGCGTGTGGCCCACAAACCCTCGTACCTAGACCTGTTCCGCACACCCAGGCTGCGACACATCTCACTGTGCTGCATGGTGGTGTG GTTTGGAGTGAATTTCTCTTATTACGGCCTGAGCCTGAACGTGTCGGGGCTGGGGCTGAACGTGTACCAGACGCAGCTGCTGTTCGGGGCCGTAGAGCTGCCCTCCAAGCTACTGGTCTACCTGTCAGTGCGCCACGCCGGACGCCGCCTCACGCAGGCCGGGTCGCTGCTGGGCACGGCCGTCACTGTGGGCATCAGACTGCTGGTGTCCTCGG AGATGGGGTCCTGGAGCACCGCTCTGGCAGTGATGGGGAAAGGTTTCTCGGAAGCCGCCTTCACCACTGCCTACTTGTTCACGTCGGAGTTGTACCCCACCGTGCTCAG ACAGACAGGGATGGGGCTGACTGCACTGGTGGGCCGGCTGGGGGGTTCCCTGGCTCCACTGGCAGCCTTGCTGGATGGAGTATGGCTGCCACTGCCTAAGCTCACTTATGGGGGGATTGCCCTGCTGGCTGCCTGCACTGCACTCCTGCTGCCAGAGACTAGGCAGATTCAGCTACCAGAGACCATCCAGGACGTGGAGAGGAGGAG CTCCTTCCTCCCCAGTGCTGTGTCCAACCTGCAGGAGGAGGAGATGCCCATGAAGCAGGTCCAGAACTGA